The genomic interval CGCCTCCGCCTGAGGGCGGCTCTTCCCGGCCGACTCCCCCCGTAGGCCCACCGGATGGGGCGATCCGCCCGCGCGGCGGGCCGCCCCGTGCCATGATGCGCTCCGGTGGCGCGCGGGGAGCGCCGCCGGGGAGCGGTGGCGACACCGGGACGCTGGGGGGCGCATGGAAACCACGACGACGGTGCTCGGCCGGCTGCGCGGCGCGCAGAAGACGGCCAAGGGGGTCTCGCTCTACTCGCGGTACGTGAACCGCCCGGCCGGCCGTGTCTTCGCCGCCGCCGCGTACCGGCTCGGCATGACGCCCAATCAGGTCACCCTGACCAGCGCGGCGTTCACCTTCACCGCCCTCGCCTGCGTGGCGCTGGTGCGCCCCGGCCCCGGGGCGGCCGTCCTGGTGTACCTCGGTCTCGCCGTGGGCTTCGCCCTCGACTCGGCCGACGGGCAGCTCGCCCGGCTGACCGGGCGCGGCGGGCCAGACGGCGAGTGGCTGGACCATGTGGTCGACTGCGCCAAGATGATCCTGGTCCACACCGCCGTACTGATTGCGTTCCACCGGTACTTCACACTGCCCGGCGACGGCTGGCTGCTGCTGCCGCTCGGCTTCCTGTTCGTCGCCGTGCTGACCTTCTGCGCGGGGCTGCTGCGCGAACAGCTCGGCAAGGCGGCGGCGCCCGGCGCGCCGCCGGCGCCCGGGCCCGCCGCCCCGCCGTCCCGGCTGCGGGCCGTGGCGCTGCTGCCCGCCGACTACGGCGTGTTCTGCCTGGTCTTCCTGCTGCTCGGCGACGAGACGGCGTTCCGGACCGGATACGCCGTACTCGCCGCCGTGCACGCGCTGTTCCTCGTCCTGTTCCTGGGCAAGTGGTTCAGGGAGCTGAAAGCGCTCCGGGCGCACTGACGAGCGTGTCCAGCGCCCGGCGCAACTGCGTGCTGGAGGTGTGCATGGTGTACGGGAAGTACACCACCTCCACCCCCACGTCGGCGAAGTCGCGTTCGAGCTTTCTGCCCTTGTCCGTGTCCCGCCAGTCGTCCCCCTTGAAGATGACGTCGAACCTGACCTGCTGCCAAGTCTCGACCTTCTCCGGCACGGTCTCCACGAAGGCGGCGTCCACGTACCGCACGCTCCGCACGATCTCCAGCCGTTCCGGGAGCGGGATCACCGGCCGGTGTCCCTTGGCGAGCGTGGCCATCTCGTCGGAGACGACCCCCGCGACCAGGTAGTCGCACTGGCTGCGCGCATGACGAAGGATATTGAGGTGTCCCACATGGAACAGGTCGTAGACCCCTGGCGCGTAACCGACCCTGTGCACCATCTGTTCTTTCCCCCCCACGGTGAACGCAATGTCCGCGATAGTCCAACGACCTTACTGCGAAGACCACTTGCTCATCTCATGAACGGATAAGCTCGCTTTTGGGGCTGTTCCTCGGTGGACACAGTCGGTGGAACACAGGTGGCTCCGGGGGGAAGGCGATCGTCCGATGGCAGACGAAGAGCACCACAGACCGTTCGAGCGGCGCCGGCTGCTCGTGGTCTCCACGAACTACGCGCCGGAGCTGACGGGCATCGGCCCGTACGCCGCCCAGCTCGCCGAGCACTGGGCCGCGTCCGGCGCCGACACCCATGTGCTCGCGGGCATGCCGCACTACCCGGCGTGGCGGACCGACGCGGCCTACCGGGGGGTGTGGCGCACCGAGGAGCGGCGCGCGGGTGTCACCGTGCACCGCAGGCGCCACTACGTGCCGCCCCGGCAGAGCGCCCTGCGCAGAGCCGCCTTCGAGGGGAGCGTCCTGGCACACGGCCTCCTCGCGCCGCCCGGCGTCCGGCCCGACGCGGTGGTCGCCCAGATGCCCAGCCTCGCCGGCGGGGTCATCGGCGCCCGCCTCGCCCGCCGCCACCGGGTGCCGTACATCCCCGTCGTCCAGGACCTGATGGGTGCCGCCGCGGCCCAGAGCGGCATCCGGGGCGGGGACAGGGCGGCGGCCCTCGCGGCGAGGGCCGAGCGGTTCGCGCTGCGCTCCGCGACCCTCGTCGGCGTCATCCACGAGAGCTTCGTGCCCCGGGTCACCGCCTACGGGGTGGACCCGAGCCGCATCCGCACGGTGCCCAACTGGAGCCATGTGAGCACCCCTTCGGCCGACCGCGCCGCGACCAGGGCCCGGCTCGGCTGGCGCGAGGACACCCCCGTCGTCCTGCACTCCGGCAACATGGGCCTCAAACAGGGCCTGGAGGTCCTGGTCGACGCGGCCCGGCTCGCCCCCGAGATCCGGATCGTCCTGATGGGCGACGGCAATCAGCGCGACGCCCTGCGCGCCCGCGCCGCCGGGCTGCCCAACCTCGACTTCCTCCCCCCGGCCGACGCGGCGGAGTTCACCGACATCCTGGCCGCCGCCGACGTCCTCGCCGTCACCCAGCGCGCCTCGGTGCTCGACATGAGCGTGCCCTCGAAGCTCACCTCCTACTTCGTGTCGGGGCGCCCCGTCGTCGCCTCCGTGGCCGAGGAGGGCGGCACCGCCGAGGAGGTGCGGCGCTCCGGGGCCGCGCTCCTCGTCGCACCCGAGGACCCGGCCGCCGTGCTCGGCGCCGTCCGCAAACTGGTCGAGTCACCCGCCGAGGCCGACGCGCTCGGCGCCAACGGGCCGCGCTACGTGGCCCGCCATCTGGGCCGGGAAGCGGCGCTGGCCCGCTTCGACGCCCTGCTCACCGAGGCCCTGCGGGACGGCCGGGAAGGCCCACGCCGATGACCGAACCGATCCGCGCCCTGGACGAGCAGGACGAACCCGCCCTGCTCCGGGACCAGTTCCGCCAGCTCCTGCGCTACCGGACCCTGCTCGTCACCGGTGTGCTCCTCGGACTCCTGGGCAGCGGCTGGCTCGCCCTGAGCGGGGAGGACACCTACGCGGCCACCGGCGAGGTGTCCGTACGGTCCGCCACCTCCGACCCCTTCGCCGCCGGGGCCTCCGCCGACAAGGGCATCAACATCGGCTCCGAACGCCAGACCGCCGTCAGCGACGCCGTGGGCACCATCGCGGCCGGCGCGCTCGCCAAACAGGGCGACACCGTCGAGGTCGGCGCCCTGCTCTCCGGGCTCCAGGTCACCAACCCGCCCAACACCCTCGTCCTCAAGTTCGCCTACACCGGCCGCACCCCCGAGCAGGCCAGGGCCCGGGCCGAAGCCCTCGCCGAGGCCTATCTGGAGATACGCCGGGAGCGCACCGAGGACAGCATCGACAACATGGTCGACGGCTACCGCGCCCAGCTCAAACCCCTCACCGAACAGCGCGACCGGCTCGCCGAGCAGGAGACCGGCACCGGCGACGACGTCTCCAGCGCCCGCGCCAACCTCATCGTCGCGATCTCCGCGCTCAACCAGAAGGTCTCCGAACTCCGCGCCCTGGACACCACACCCGGCTACCTCAACAAGAAGCCCGTCGCCCCGCAGCACCCCACCGGGGCGGGCCTGCCGCTCCTCCTCGGACTCGGCGGCGTCGTCGGACTCGCCCTCGGGCTGCTGATGTCCTGGGTGCGGCTCGTCTTCGACCCGGCCGTCCGCTCCACCAGGGAACTCGTCCGCTCCCTGGGCGCCCCGCTGCTCGGCACCCTGCCCCGGGAGCGCGCGACCGCCGGCACGCTGCTCGCGATCGGCCGCCCCGGCAGCAGGCTCGCCGAGGAGTACCGGGCGGTCGCCTTCCGGCTGGCCTACGACCCGTCCTTCGCCGAACGCCGCCGCCTCCTGGTGACCGCGCCCCGGGGCGACAACGACATGGCGCGGGCCGCCGCCGCCAACCTCGCCGCCGCCTTCGCCGAGATGGGCCGCGACGTCCTGCTGGTCGAGGCCGATCTGCGGACCCCGTCCCTGGCCGACGATCTCGGCGCCGCCCACCCGGGCCGCAGCCCCCGCTGGGCGACGGGCAACCAGGACCGCGGCTGGCCGTCCGACAGCCGGGCCAACGTCGACGTGCCGGGGTCCGGCGCCTTCACCCTGGTTGCCGGCCGCCGCACCGACAACGTGCCGCGCGCCCTGACCTCCGCCCCCGTCAGCCGCATCATCGCCGAGGGCGGCAGGCCCGGCGCGGTCGTCATCGTGCTCGCCCCGCCCGTCCTCTCGTACGCGGACGCCGTCGCCCTCGTCGACCGCGTCGAAGGCGTCGTCATCGTCTGCCAACCGCGTGAGGTGCACCGCAGCGACCTCGAACGCATCCGCGAGATCATCGGCGCGGCGGGCGGCTCCGTCCTCGGCACCCTGCTCCACCCCGGCCACGGCCGGCTGGACCGGCGGGCCCGCCGCAACGCGCCCCGGGACGGGCGGGGGCGACAGCCGGCCACGCGGGAACCCGCCGCCCCACGCGGCAGGTACGGCGATCCCGAGGTGGCCGGCCGCACCGGCGACCCCGCGGAGACGCTCGGCCTGCGCACCGTGGACGACGGCCGCGGCGGCCGCAACAGCGCGGCCGGACACCGATGAGAGCCCGTACCGCGATCGTCTGCTCGGTCGCGGACCAGGGGGTGGCCGCCCTCACCAACATCCTGGTGCTGGTGGCCGCCGCCCGGCTCTCCACCGTAGCCGGATTCGCCCGCTTCTCCGCCGTCTACCTCGTCTTCACCGTCCTGCTCGGCGTCTCCGGCGCCTTCACGGGGCAGCCGCTCGTGCTCCGCCGGGGCGGCGGCGAGGACACCCGGTCCGCCTGCCGGTCCGCCCTCTGCTTCACGCTGCTCGCCGCCACCGCCCTCGGCGGCCTGCTCGCCGCCGTCTGCGTCCTGCTGCCCGGCTCCACGGCACGCGCCCTGATGACGCTGGGCCTGGTCCTGCCGGTGGTGCTCGGGCAGGACATCGCCCGTTACGCCTTCGCCACACTGCACGCCCAGCATCTCGCCCTGGCCGCCGACACCCTCCGGCTGGTCGGCGTCATCGGCGCCCTGGCCGTACAGCCGCACGGGGCCCCGGCCGCCCGGCTGGTCGCGGTCTGGGGGCTCTCCGCCCTTCCCGCGCTGCTGCTGTCCGCGGCCGCCCTGCACGGCAGGACCAGGGGGACCCCGGTGGCGCTGCGGCCGCTGCTCGCGAAGGGGCACCTCGGCCGGAGGTTCGTCGTCGAGTTCGGCGTCGGCAACGCCACCTCCCAGCTCTCCGTCCTCGGCCTCGGCGCCGTCGGCAACCCCCTCGTCGTGGGCGCCCTGCGCGGCGCCACCACGCTCTTCGGCCCGCTCAACGTGCTGTTCACCTCCGCCACCGGCTTCGGCCCCCCGCTCCTCGGGCGCCTCGCGACCGACCGGCTCCGGGTGCGCGCGACCGCCGCGCTGGCCGCCGTCCTGGCCCTGACGGCCGCCGCCTGGGCCACCGTCCTCGCCCTGCTGCCCGGCTCCGTCGGCCGCCACCTGCTCGGCGCGACCTGGCCCACGGCGGCGGCGCTCCTCCCGGCCACCGGCAGCCAGTACGCGGCGATGGCCGCCGGCACCTGCGGACTGCTGGCACTCCGGCTCCTGGACCCGCGCACCACGCTCTCGATCCAGGTGGTGTTCTCGCTCGCCGCGGTCGCCTTCCTCGCCACCGGTTACGCGATCGGCGGGGTGACCGGAGCCGCCTGGGGCCTGTGCCTGGGCTCCGTCTGCAAGGCCGTCGCGACCTGGACCCGGGTGGCCCGGCTGACCCGGGCGGGCGCGCGGGCGCCGGGGCGGATCAGCGCGGACGCCGCCCGGACCTGAAACTCGTCACCAGCGCCAGGCACAGGGCCGCGATCGCCAGCTTCCCCGCCGCCTGCAACAACGGCCCGCGCAGCAGGATGAACGTGTACCCGGCGATCAGCGGCGCCGCGATGGCCAGCACGCTGCCCGGACCCGGCCCGTCCCGCGAGACCGCCCGTGCGTAACGCCGGTCGGTGCGCGCGGCCCCGTACCCCGTCAGCGCCAGCCCGCCGACCAGGCCCACCATCCCGAAGTCGACCCACAGCTCCGCCCACAGCGGCGCGGAGAGGTTGGTCATGTTCATCCCCATCCACTGCCCGACCCGCACCCCGGTGTCCTCCGGCTTCCCGCTCCACGCCGCCCTCGGCACGAAGAAGAACGCGGACCCGGCCAGCTGCCGCCCGTAGGTGTGCCCACGGGTGCCGACCCAGGTGACCGTGTTGGCGAACATCACCGTCTGGTCGTAGTCCTTCGTGGCCAGCGGCTCGAACACCGAGGACGACTGGACCGGCCGGTACCCCTCGTCGTCGTACCGGAAGCGGTCCGCGTAGGGGAACAGCACCAGCGCCCCGACCACCCCGAGCGCCAGCACCGACCGGTACATCGCCGCACTGCGCGGGAAGGCCGTGAACAGCAGCGAGACCAGCACCGTCAGGAACCAGTAACGGGCGTTGGAAATGGGGTTGTTCACGATCAGGTTGACGGCCGCCAGCCCGCACCAGACCAAGACGGTCGACGGCGAGCGCCTGGCCCGGCGCGAGGTCACCAGCCTGCGCGTGCAGAACAGCAGCGCAAGGAGCGCCGGCACCGTGCCGAAGCCCTTCAGGAACGCCGAGCCCACATTGGACTCGCCCGACGCCACCCCGCTCTCGGCGACCGATGCGCTGATCTCCTGCCTGCTGGAGAAGAAGACCGCGGGCCCGCCCAGCTTCAGCACGTAGTACCCGCTCGCCGCGAACGCCACCAGCACCAGCAGCCGCAGCCGCACCGGGTGCGCGGTGGCACCGTGCCCGTCCCCGCGCGCCGTGCGACGGCGGCGCAGCGGACGCCGCGAGGCCAGCAACGCCCCGAGGTCGAAGGCCGCGCACCCCACGAGGACCAGCGCGACGGCGGTCACCAGATCGGCGCGCGGCCCGACCGCGGGCGTCGGCGTCTGCCCGATGACCACCTGCGCGAACGGCGCCACCCCCATCGCGATGTACACGAACATCCAGAAGACGCCCTGGAGGAGCCGCCGCCGCGTGGACAGGATCATCGTCGCGAGCCGCGCCCCCGCGTAACAGGTCAGGACGAGCTGCAACCAGTACGCGGTGTCCCGCACCCCGGTCCCGGGCTGGGCGGCGATCAGCGCGGGCAGGAAGCACACCAGGGCGAGGACGATCGGCACGGCCAGCGCCCGCGACAGCATCGCCCAGGACAGCGGGCGGGCCGTCGCGGAGGGCGCCGCACCCTCATGCACGGATGCCATCAACTCCCCGTTCCCGAAGCGCGGTTGCGTAGCCACACATTAACGAATCACCACACGGGAGGAGATGTGGCGACTAGTCTGGGCAGCGCCGGAACGAGGGCGAGGGGGACCCTGGTGAAGATCCTGCACATCGTCACGCTGCACACCCCGGACCACGCCTTCGGCGGTCCGACCCGGGTGGCCCTGAACCTCTCCAAGGCGCAGCGCGCCGGGGGCGACGACGCGAGGATCATGGCGCTGGGCGACGGCTTCGACGGGCCCCTGCCCCGCGAGGTGGAGGGCGTCCCCGTCCACCTCTTCCAGGCCCGCCACCTGCTGCCGGTGTTCGAGGTCAGCGGGATCACCTCCGCCGCCCTGCTGCGGACCGCCCGCCGCATGATGCGCGGCGCCGACCTCGTCCACGTCCACCTGATGCGCGACCTGGTCACCCTGCCCGCCGCCCTCATCGCCCTGGCCACCGGCACCCCCCTGGTCGTCCAGACCCACGGCATGGTCGACCCGACCGAGAAACGGGTCGCCCAGCTCACCGACCTCCTGGGCGTCCGCCGGGTGCTGCGCGGCGCCGACGCGGTCCTCCACCTCACCGAGGCCGAGCGCGTCGACGTCAACGCCGTCGCCGCCCCCGTGCCGCTCACCCGGACCGTGCGCCTGGTCAACGGGGTGCGCCCGCAGCCGTTCAAACCGGCCCGCGAGCCCGGCCGCCCGCCGACCGTGCTGTTCCTCGCCCGCATCCAGGAGCGCAAGCGCCCCGAGGACTTCGTCGCCGCGATGCCCGCCGTCCTCGCCGAACACCCCGACGCCCGCTTCGTCCTCGCGGGCCCGGACACCGGGGCCCTGCCCGGCACCCTCGAACTGGCGCGCCGCCTCGGCGTGACGGACTCGCTGGACCACGTCGGGCCGCTCGGCCACGAGGAGGTGCTGGCGGCGGGCCGCGAGGCCGACGTGTACGTCCTGCCGTCCATCGAGGAACCCCTGGGCGTCTCCGTCCTGGAAGCGATGTCCGTCGGCACCCCGGCCGTCATCACCCGCACCTGCGGGCTCGGGCCCGATGTGGCGCGCGCCGGGGCGGGCCGGGTGATCGACAGCCGCGTCGGGGAGGACGCCGCCAACGCGGACAAGGTCGCGCGCGCCATCCTGGAACTCCTCGAGCCGGGCGCCAACGCCGAGGCGGGCAAGGCCGCCTGGGAGCTGGTCAACGAACACTTCACCATCGAGGTGGTCACCCGCACCCTCCGGCGGACCTACGAGGACGTGGTCCGCCGGAGAAGCGAAGGCATCAAGAGGACGGCTGCGCACGCGACTTGAGGGCGATCTGCCAGCGGTAGAAGCTCATCGCCAGGGCGAAGTCGAACCCGGCGCGCCCGTCCAGGAACCCCCGCCGGTAGACGTACATATAGGCGAAGGACATCAGCGGCTTGAACGGCGCCCGGTGGAACAGCTGCCCCTGCCGCGACTTGGCGCGGCGCACCTGCTCCTTCACCTCCGGGTGGTGGTTGAGCCACGCCTCCCAGTCCGAGTAGCGGTTGTGCCGCTCGAACCAGGCGGTCACCGGGTCCAGGTCCTGGTGCTCGATCGGATGGCGCAGCGCCGCCGTGCTCTGCGCGACCGGCTGGTAGTGCCCCTCCACCTCCCCGATGCCGGGCGCGTCCAGATCGCCCACTTCCGGGTAGTGGCAGCGGGTCCGGTCGGTCAGCGAGCGTTTGCGGATGGTGTAGCCGTGCCGCAGCCGCTTCCCGGCGAACCAGTAGCCGAGCGGGATGTCGTACGCGGCGGGCTTCGGCGCGTCCGGATCGGCGAAGATCCCCCGCAGCTCGTCCAGCAGTCCGGGGCTCAGCCGCTCGTCCCCGTCGAGCAGCAGGATCCAGTCCAGGTCCGTGCGCACCCGGTCCAGGCACCACTGCTTCTTCCGCGGATGCCCGCCGTCCCAGCTGTACAGGACGACCTCGGCGCCGCACTCGGCGGCGATCTTCGCGGTGTCGTCGGAGCTGTGCGAGTCCACGACGACCACCGCCTCGAAATGGCCGATGACCGACCGCACGGCCTCCGCGATGTTCAGCCCCTCGTTCTTCGTGGGGATCGCCACGGCTATCGGCAGCTTCTTCATCCGTTGCCCCCTTCGGGCAGCCAGGCCCAGCAGCCTGTGGAGGTGAAGGCGAGCGCCGCCTCCGGAATCGTGAGCGTGGTCCGCTTCCCGTCGTGCGAGGAGCCGGATGCCAGTACCTTCCCGCCCGGGCCGGTCACCTCCCAGGTGCAGTTCGCGGTGGGGGAGACGTCCCGGTAGCGTCCCGGCCGCAGCTCGCCGTCCCGGTGCGTACCGTCGGCGTACCCGTGCGAGGCCCGCTCCACGAGGTCCTTGTGCCGGGGGCACAGATGGGTGACAGCGGGCTCGGCGCCGGTGATCTCACCCGTCACGACGGCCCCCACCGCCGTGTCCCGGTCCACCTTGACCAGGTAGTCGAGCCGGTCGCAGGTCTCCTGCCCGGTCTGGAGCACCGCCGCCGGGTCCATGCCCACGGGCACCCGGTCGGTCAGATACTCCTTCTGCTTCTTGGTGAACGTGCCGGTCGCGGGCGTCAGCCGGTCGGTGGGGATCTTGGGCGGCTCGCTGCTCCGGGTGCCCTCCGGGCCGGCGGGCGCGGAGGGATCGGCCTCCGCTCCGGCCGCGGGCGCGGACGGCGCCGCGCTGCTCGAAACCGCGGGGCCCGCGGCCTTGCCGGCCCCGGCCCCGCCGCCGTCGTCGGAGGAGGAGCCGCAGGCGGCCAGCGCCACCGTCGCGAGAACGACGGCGGCGCCGGCCAGGAACGTGTTCCTCATGCACTGTTCCTCAGCGCGTAGTGCGCACTGACCTGGGCGGCGGTCAGCGCGGTCGGGTAGACGGCGGTCTCGTCGATCTGGCCGGCGAAGAAGTTGCTCGTCGGCCGGTTCGGCCAGGTCGCGAGGTTGTCCCCGCCCACCCGCCAGTAGCCGGTGTAGCTCTGGTTCTTGGTGTACCGGGAGTTCGACGCGCGCAGCTGCCCGTCCACGTACAGGGCCATGCCACCGGAACCCTGGGTGGCGACGACATGGTGCCAGGCGCCGTCGTTGTACGCCCCGGTGGTGCTGACGGTCTGACCGCCGCCGTTGGAGGTGCCGAACGTCAGACGCCCGTTGTTGAGCATGTACACATGCTTGTCGTACTTGCCGCTCAGCTCCATGGTGTTGCTGCCGAAGCCGATGATCTTCCCTCCCCGGGTCGTCGTGGTCTTGATCCAGGTCTCCACGGAGAACGCCGTGGGCTGCGGCCGCCCGCGGTTGCTGTACGCGTACTGCGTG from Streptomyces drozdowiczii carries:
- a CDS encoding CDP-alcohol phosphatidyltransferase family protein; translated protein: METTTTVLGRLRGAQKTAKGVSLYSRYVNRPAGRVFAAAAYRLGMTPNQVTLTSAAFTFTALACVALVRPGPGAAVLVYLGLAVGFALDSADGQLARLTGRGGPDGEWLDHVVDCAKMILVHTAVLIAFHRYFTLPGDGWLLLPLGFLFVAVLTFCAGLLREQLGKAAAPGAPPAPGPAAPPSRLRAVALLPADYGVFCLVFLLLGDETAFRTGYAVLAAVHALFLVLFLGKWFRELKALRAH
- a CDS encoding glycosyltransferase family 2 protein — translated: MKKLPIAVAIPTKNEGLNIAEAVRSVIGHFEAVVVVDSHSSDDTAKIAAECGAEVVLYSWDGGHPRKKQWCLDRVRTDLDWILLLDGDERLSPGLLDELRGIFADPDAPKPAAYDIPLGYWFAGKRLRHGYTIRKRSLTDRTRCHYPEVGDLDAPGIGEVEGHYQPVAQSTAALRHPIEHQDLDPVTAWFERHNRYSDWEAWLNHHPEVKEQVRRAKSRQGQLFHRAPFKPLMSFAYMYVYRRGFLDGRAGFDFALAMSFYRWQIALKSRAQPSS
- a CDS encoding glycosyltransferase gives rise to the protein MADEEHHRPFERRRLLVVSTNYAPELTGIGPYAAQLAEHWAASGADTHVLAGMPHYPAWRTDAAYRGVWRTEERRAGVTVHRRRHYVPPRQSALRRAAFEGSVLAHGLLAPPGVRPDAVVAQMPSLAGGVIGARLARRHRVPYIPVVQDLMGAAAAQSGIRGGDRAAALAARAERFALRSATLVGVIHESFVPRVTAYGVDPSRIRTVPNWSHVSTPSADRAATRARLGWREDTPVVLHSGNMGLKQGLEVLVDAARLAPEIRIVLMGDGNQRDALRARAAGLPNLDFLPPADAAEFTDILAAADVLAVTQRASVLDMSVPSKLTSYFVSGRPVVASVAEEGGTAEEVRRSGAALLVAPEDPAAVLGAVRKLVESPAEADALGANGPRYVARHLGREAALARFDALLTEALRDGREGPRR
- a CDS encoding glycosyltransferase, translated to MKILHIVTLHTPDHAFGGPTRVALNLSKAQRAGGDDARIMALGDGFDGPLPREVEGVPVHLFQARHLLPVFEVSGITSAALLRTARRMMRGADLVHVHLMRDLVTLPAALIALATGTPLVVQTHGMVDPTEKRVAQLTDLLGVRRVLRGADAVLHLTEAERVDVNAVAAPVPLTRTVRLVNGVRPQPFKPAREPGRPPTVLFLARIQERKRPEDFVAAMPAVLAEHPDARFVLAGPDTGALPGTLELARRLGVTDSLDHVGPLGHEEVLAAGREADVYVLPSIEEPLGVSVLEAMSVGTPAVITRTCGLGPDVARAGAGRVIDSRVGEDAANADKVARAILELLEPGANAEAGKAAWELVNEHFTIEVVTRTLRRTYEDVVRRRSEGIKRTAAHAT
- a CDS encoding adenylyltransferase/cytidyltransferase family protein, which codes for MVHRVGYAPGVYDLFHVGHLNILRHARSQCDYLVAGVVSDEMATLAKGHRPVIPLPERLEIVRSVRYVDAAFVETVPEKVETWQQVRFDVIFKGDDWRDTDKGRKLERDFADVGVEVVYFPYTMHTSSTQLRRALDTLVSAPGALSAP
- a CDS encoding lipopolysaccharide biosynthesis protein, which produces MTEPIRALDEQDEPALLRDQFRQLLRYRTLLVTGVLLGLLGSGWLALSGEDTYAATGEVSVRSATSDPFAAGASADKGINIGSERQTAVSDAVGTIAAGALAKQGDTVEVGALLSGLQVTNPPNTLVLKFAYTGRTPEQARARAEALAEAYLEIRRERTEDSIDNMVDGYRAQLKPLTEQRDRLAEQETGTGDDVSSARANLIVAISALNQKVSELRALDTTPGYLNKKPVAPQHPTGAGLPLLLGLGGVVGLALGLLMSWVRLVFDPAVRSTRELVRSLGAPLLGTLPRERATAGTLLAIGRPGSRLAEEYRAVAFRLAYDPSFAERRRLLVTAPRGDNDMARAAAANLAAAFAEMGRDVLLVEADLRTPSLADDLGAAHPGRSPRWATGNQDRGWPSDSRANVDVPGSGAFTLVAGRRTDNVPRALTSAPVSRIIAEGGRPGAVVIVLAPPVLSYADAVALVDRVEGVVIVCQPREVHRSDLERIREIIGAAGGSVLGTLLHPGHGRLDRRARRNAPRDGRGRQPATREPAAPRGRYGDPEVAGRTGDPAETLGLRTVDDGRGGRNSAAGHR